One window of the Clostridiisalibacter paucivorans DSM 22131 genome contains the following:
- a CDS encoding ABC transporter substrate-binding protein, producing MKRFKSVVALFLVLTMILSLAACGNTETENSESNEESNPVENTEEDGAKALEGTTLRIVATSESYKELFDKFTDKTGIKVEFVSMSSGELLSRTKAEGGKPMADFWFGGGLDAFMQAKEEGLLESYKSPQTEDIPDQYKDSEGYWVAKGMTIVGFIGNNEVLEENDLPMPKNWKDLTDPKYKDEIIMSNPAISGTNYAVVNGLLQSMGEEAGWKFFEELDKNIPYYGKRGKDPQLKAVEGEVAIGITYIDKGIFDLQEERNMTVVYPEDGIPWVPEGMAIFKNAENLEAAKLFMDWIFTKDVQSELAKLDGKDSAMMVKPDVQGLELGVPKDTLLELDLSSFGNDRETILNKWSELVGDK from the coding sequence TAATGAAGAAAGCAATCCAGTAGAAAATACAGAAGAAGATGGAGCAAAGGCCTTAGAAGGAACAACTCTAAGGATAGTAGCTACATCTGAAAGCTATAAGGAGTTATTTGACAAATTCACTGATAAAACAGGTATAAAAGTAGAATTTGTAAGTATGTCTTCAGGGGAGTTACTATCTAGAACAAAGGCTGAAGGCGGAAAACCAATGGCAGATTTTTGGTTCGGTGGTGGACTGGACGCATTTATGCAAGCTAAAGAAGAGGGGCTTTTAGAGTCCTACAAATCACCACAGACAGAAGATATCCCAGATCAATACAAGGATAGTGAGGGATATTGGGTAGCAAAGGGTATGACTATAGTAGGATTTATAGGAAATAATGAAGTATTAGAAGAAAATGATCTTCCCATGCCTAAAAATTGGAAAGATCTAACTGATCCAAAATATAAAGATGAAATAATCATGTCTAACCCAGCAATATCAGGAACAAATTATGCAGTAGTTAATGGTCTGTTACAATCCATGGGAGAAGAAGCAGGGTGGAAATTCTTTGAAGAACTAGATAAGAATATCCCTTACTATGGAAAAAGGGGTAAAGATCCTCAACTTAAGGCTGTAGAAGGAGAAGTAGCTATAGGTATAACCTATATAGATAAGGGAATATTTGATTTGCAAGAGGAAAGAAATATGACAGTTGTTTATCCAGAAGACGGTATACCATGGGTGCCAGAGGGAATGGCAATATTTAAAAATGCTGAAAATCTTGAAGCAGCAAAATTATTCATGGACTGGATATTTACTAAGGATGTTCAATCTGAACTAGCCAAACTAGATGGAAAAGATAGTGCTATGATGGTCAAACCTGATGTACAAGGGCTAGAATTAGGAGTGCCAAAAGACACGCTATTAGAATTGGATTTAAGTTCTTTTGGTAATGATAGGGAGACTATACTCAATAAATGGAGTGAATTAGTAGGAGACAAATAA